The following coding sequences are from one Salvia hispanica cultivar TCC Black 2014 chromosome 3, UniMelb_Shisp_WGS_1.0, whole genome shotgun sequence window:
- the LOC125217032 gene encoding pectinesterase-like: MEKMKPDTHNKNNLKFLIIVAFLSLLVDGAAAAHSHKHHSRGEYAPASAAVRSSCAATRSPDLCLSTSAAAFQASAFKINGISELKKSLKTFSSETIKVAIERLEIVQRQQKSLTRRDESAFHDCRVMIYNTAKQIGDSEDILNKYSESPDAAHKMELYNLLSAAQTNVFTCIDGFSHSEADKLIQAKILKTFLSNLYRKAKYLMSKADETFKELKDQPVKSGMGEEWPEWLSIDDRKLLQDPAGKVVPDLTVAKKGGDYQTVSEAVAKAKEDAPKKSGKRYVIWIKEGEYMENVVIPMELTNLTFVGDGYDKTFIIASKNVVDGDTSFSSATVGVAGDGFIALDITFKNTAGPSKLQAVALRVNADRAVFYNCHMIGYQNTLYVHSLRQFYKKCTISGTVYFIFGNAAAFFLDCDIQARPPNSGLKNKITAQGRELLNQNTGIVIQKCRITAELDAEGKFTTYLGWAWGEYSRTVVMQTEISGVIHPPGWSKWKGKFALNWNGFQVLKDVEPFTIGNFLGS, translated from the exons ATGGAGAAAATGAAACCAGATACACACAACAAAAACAATCTAAAATTCCTGATCATCGTCGCATTCCTATCTTTACTAGTCGACGGCGCCGCCGCTGCCCACAGCCACAAACACCACAGCAGAGGCGAATATGCACCCGCCTCTGCTGCGGTGAGGTCTTCCTGCGCCGCCACACGGTCCCCTGACCTCTGCCTCTCCACTTCGGCTGCGGCGTTCCAGGCTAGCGCATTCAAAATAAATGGGATCTCTGAGCTGAAAAAGTCCTTAAAAACCTTCTCCTCCGAAACAATAAAAGTGGCCATCGAGAGATTGGAAATTGTGCAGAGGCAGCAGAAGTCGCTGACGCGCCGCGATGAGAGCGCCTTTCACGACTGCAGGGTGATGATTTACAACACGGCCAAACAGATCGGGGACAGCGAGGACATTCTCAACAAGTACTCAGAGTCCccggacgccgcccacaagaTGGAACTCTACAACCTCCTCAGCGCCGCCCAGACCAACGTGTTCACCTGCATCGACGGCTTCTCCCACAGCGAAGCCGACAAGCTGATCCAGGCGAAAATCCTCAAAACCTTCCTGAGTAACCTGTACAGAAAAGCCAAATACTTGATGTCGAAGGCCGATGAAACGTTTAAAGAGCTCAAGGATCAGCCGGTGAAGAGTGGGATGGGGGAGGAGTGGCCGGAGTGGCTGTCTATCGATGATAGGAAGCTGCTGCAGGATCCGGCGGGGAAGGTGGTGCCGGACTTGACGGTGGCGAAGAAAGGTGGGGATTACCAGACAGTGTCGGAGGCGGTGGCGAAGGCGAAGGAGGACGCGCCGAAGAAGAGTGGTAAGAGGTATGTGATTTGGATAAAGGAGGGAGAATATATGGAGAACGTGGTGATACCCATGGAGCTGACGAACTTGACGTTCGTCGGAGATGGCTACGACAAAACTTTTATCATCGCCAGCAAGAACGTCGTCGACGGCGACACCTCCTTCAGTTCTGCCACCGTAG GGGTTGCCGGAGACGGTTTTATTGCCCTTGACATCACATTCAAAAACACGGCCGGGCCATCGAAGCTACAAGCCGTCGCCCTCCGCGTGAACGCAGACCGTGCCGTCTTCTACAACTGCCACATGATCGGCTACCAGAACACCCTCTACGTCCACTCCCTCCGCCAGTTCTACAAAAAGTGCACCATCAGCGGCACCGTCTACTTCATCTTTGGGAACGCGGCCGCCTTCTTCCTCGACTGCGACATCCAGGCCCGGCCCCCCAATTCCGGCCTGAAAAACAAGATCACCGCCCAGGGCCGCGAGCTCCTCAACCAGAACACCGGCATCGTCATCCAGAAATGCCGCATCACCGCCGAGCTAGACGCCGAGGGAAAATTTACGACTTACCTCGGCTGGGCGTGGGGGGAGTACTCGAGGACCGTCGTGATGCAGACTGAAATCAGTGGTGTGATACATCCTCCTGGTTGGTCTAAGTGGAAGGGGAAATTTGCTCTTAACTGGAATGGGTTTCAGGTACTGAAGGATGTGGAACCGTTTACGATCGGGAATTTTCTCGGCAGTTAG